The proteins below are encoded in one region of Streptomyces sp. NBC_00490:
- the pgi gene encoding glucose-6-phosphate isomerase, translating to MSDTPNLTRRPEWTALEDHRAEGLAQLRELFATDPGRAERYVVRVGDLRIDYSKHLITDETLALLQELATATDVFGLRDAMFRGERINLTEDRAVLHTALRAPADAVVEVDGENVVPQVHAVLDKMGRFADRVRSGEWTGHTGRRIRNVVNIGIGGSDLGPAMAYEALRAFTDRSLTLRFVSNVDGSDLHEATRDLDPAETLFIVASKTFTTIETITNATSARSWLLDGLGGDEKAVARHFVALSTNGGKVTEFGIDPDNMFEFWDWVGGRYSYDSAIGLSLMIAIGPDRFREMLDGFRIVDEHFRTAPAEANAPLLLGLLGIWYGNFLGAQSHAVLPYSHYLSKFTAYLQQLDMESNGKSVQRDGRPVDWQTGPVVWGTPGTNGQHAYYQLIHQGTKLIPADFIGFARPVAELSDELKAQHDLLMANLFAQGQALAFGKTPDEVRAEGVPEELVTHKTFKGNHPTTTILAKELTPSVLGQLIALYEHKVFVQGAVWNIDSFDQWGVELGKVLARRVEPALTEGAEVPGLDASTAALVAAYRELKEVR from the coding sequence ATGTCCGACACCCCGAACCTCACCCGGCGGCCCGAGTGGACCGCCCTGGAGGACCACCGCGCCGAAGGGCTCGCGCAGCTGCGGGAGTTGTTCGCGACGGACCCGGGACGCGCGGAGCGCTACGTGGTACGCGTCGGCGATCTGCGCATCGACTACTCCAAGCACCTGATCACGGACGAGACGCTGGCCCTGCTCCAGGAACTGGCCACCGCCACCGACGTGTTCGGCCTGCGTGACGCCATGTTCCGCGGCGAGAGGATCAACCTCACCGAGGACCGGGCCGTCCTGCACACCGCGCTGCGCGCCCCCGCCGACGCGGTCGTCGAGGTCGACGGCGAGAACGTCGTGCCGCAGGTGCACGCCGTGCTCGACAAGATGGGCCGCTTCGCCGACCGGGTCCGCTCCGGCGAGTGGACCGGCCACACGGGCCGCCGTATCCGCAATGTCGTCAACATCGGCATCGGCGGCTCCGACCTGGGCCCGGCGATGGCGTACGAGGCGCTGCGCGCGTTCACGGACCGCTCGCTCACCCTCCGGTTCGTCTCCAACGTCGACGGCTCCGACCTCCACGAGGCCACCCGCGACCTGGACCCGGCGGAGACCCTGTTCATCGTCGCGTCCAAGACGTTCACCACCATCGAGACGATCACCAACGCCACCTCGGCCCGCTCCTGGCTGCTCGACGGCCTCGGAGGCGACGAGAAGGCGGTCGCCCGGCACTTCGTGGCGCTGTCGACGAACGGCGGCAAGGTCACCGAGTTCGGTATCGACCCGGACAACATGTTCGAGTTCTGGGACTGGGTCGGCGGCCGCTACTCGTACGACTCGGCGATCGGCCTCTCGCTGATGATCGCCATCGGCCCGGACCGCTTCCGGGAGATGCTCGACGGCTTCCGTATCGTCGACGAGCACTTCCGCACCGCCCCCGCCGAGGCCAACGCCCCGCTGCTCCTTGGCCTGTTGGGCATCTGGTACGGCAACTTCCTGGGCGCCCAGTCGCACGCGGTACTGCCGTACAGCCACTACCTGTCGAAGTTCACGGCCTACCTCCAGCAGCTCGACATGGAGTCCAACGGCAAGTCGGTGCAGCGCGACGGCCGGCCCGTCGACTGGCAGACCGGACCGGTGGTGTGGGGCACGCCCGGCACCAACGGGCAGCACGCGTACTACCAGTTGATCCACCAGGGCACCAAGCTGATCCCGGCGGACTTCATCGGCTTCGCCCGGCCCGTGGCCGAGCTGAGCGACGAACTCAAGGCGCAGCACGACCTGTTGATGGCCAACCTGTTCGCGCAGGGGCAGGCGCTGGCGTTCGGCAAGACGCCGGACGAGGTGCGCGCCGAGGGCGTCCCGGAGGAACTGGTCACCCACAAGACGTTCAAGGGCAACCACCCCACCACGACGATCCTGGCGAAGGAACTGACCCCGTCGGTCCTCGGTCAGCTGATCGCGCTGTACGAGCACAAGGTGTTCGTCCAGGGCGCCGTCTGGAACATCGACTCCTTCGACCAGTGGGGCGTCGAGCTGGGCAAGGTGCTCGCCAGGCGGGTCGAGCCCGCCCTCACCGAAGGCGCCGAGGTACCCGGCCTCGACGCGTCAACCGCCGCCCTCGTGGCCGCATACCGTGAACTGAAGGAAGTGCGCTGA
- the zwf gene encoding glucose-6-phosphate dehydrogenase, protein MTGTPATETSAAETSAAEALAAAAETVAATESAEWENPLRHPQDRRLPRIAGPSGLVIFGVTGDLSRKKLMPAVYDLANRGMLPPGFSLVGFARRDWEDQDFAQVVHDSVREHARTEFREEVWQQLAEGMRFIPGDFDDDTAFKQLRSAVDELDASRGTSGNYAFYLSVPPKFFPKVVRQLKKHGLAKAPEGSWRRAVIEKPFGRDLASARELNALVHDVFDPEQVFRIDHYLGKETVQNILALRFANQMYEPVWNRSYVDHVQITMAEDIGIGGRAGYYDGIGAARDVIQNHLLQLMALTAMEEPIAFDAESLLTEKLKVLKSVRLPEKIGEHTVLAQYAEGWQGGAKVPGYLQEEGIDPQSKTDTYAAIRLEVDNRRWAGIPFYLRTGKRLGRRVTEIAVVFKRAPHSPFDSTATEELGQNAIVIRVQPDEGMTVRFGSKVPGTSMEIRDVSMDFAYGESFTESSPEAYERLILDVLLGDANLFPRHQEVEESWKILDPIEAYWARHGKPAQYASGSWGPKEADEMLARDGRSWRRP, encoded by the coding sequence ATGACCGGGACTCCTGCAACCGAGACCTCTGCCGCCGAGACTTCTGCCGCCGAGGCCCTCGCCGCGGCCGCCGAGACCGTCGCGGCCACTGAGTCCGCCGAGTGGGAGAACCCGCTCCGCCACCCCCAGGACCGGCGTCTGCCCCGGATCGCCGGTCCGTCCGGGCTCGTCATCTTCGGTGTCACCGGTGACCTGTCCCGCAAGAAGCTGATGCCGGCCGTGTACGACCTGGCCAACCGCGGCATGCTGCCGCCGGGCTTCTCGCTCGTCGGGTTCGCCCGGCGGGACTGGGAGGACCAGGACTTCGCGCAGGTCGTGCACGACTCGGTGCGCGAGCACGCGCGGACGGAGTTCCGTGAGGAGGTCTGGCAGCAGCTCGCCGAGGGCATGCGGTTCATCCCCGGCGACTTCGACGACGACACCGCGTTCAAGCAACTGCGGTCCGCGGTCGATGAGTTGGACGCCTCCCGGGGCACCAGCGGCAACTACGCCTTCTACCTCTCCGTACCGCCGAAGTTCTTCCCGAAGGTCGTCCGGCAGCTGAAGAAGCACGGACTGGCCAAGGCGCCGGAGGGCTCCTGGCGGCGCGCGGTCATCGAGAAGCCGTTCGGTCGCGACCTGGCCAGCGCGCGGGAGCTGAACGCGCTCGTACACGACGTGTTCGACCCGGAGCAGGTGTTCCGGATCGACCACTACCTCGGCAAGGAGACCGTCCAGAACATCCTGGCGCTGCGCTTCGCCAACCAGATGTACGAGCCCGTCTGGAACCGGTCGTACGTGGACCACGTGCAGATCACGATGGCCGAGGACATCGGCATCGGCGGCCGGGCCGGCTACTACGACGGCATCGGCGCCGCCCGTGACGTCATCCAGAACCACCTCCTCCAGCTCATGGCCCTCACCGCCATGGAGGAGCCGATCGCCTTCGACGCCGAGTCGCTGCTCACCGAGAAGCTCAAGGTGCTCAAGTCGGTGCGGCTGCCGGAGAAGATCGGCGAGCACACCGTGCTGGCGCAGTACGCGGAGGGCTGGCAGGGCGGCGCGAAGGTGCCCGGGTACCTCCAGGAGGAGGGCATCGACCCGCAGTCGAAGACCGACACGTACGCGGCCATCAGGCTGGAGGTCGACAACCGGCGCTGGGCGGGCATCCCGTTCTATCTGCGCACCGGCAAGCGCCTGGGCCGCCGGGTCACCGAGATCGCGGTCGTCTTCAAGCGCGCCCCGCACTCCCCCTTCGACTCCACGGCCACCGAGGAGCTCGGGCAGAACGCCATCGTCATCCGCGTCCAGCCGGACGAGGGCATGACGGTGCGGTTCGGCTCCAAGGTGCCGGGCACCTCGATGGAGATCCGGGACGTCTCGATGGACTTCGCCTACGGCGAGTCGTTCACCGAGTCCAGCCCGGAGGCGTACGAGCGACTCATCCTGGATGTCCTCCTGGGCGACGCCAACCTGTTCCCCCGTCACCAGGAAGTGGAAGAGTCCTGGAAGATCCTCGACCCGATCGAGGCGTACTGGGCACGGCACGGCAAGCCCGCGCAGTACGCGTCGGGCAGCTGGGGTCCGAAGGAAGCCGACGAGATGCTCGCACGAGACGGACGGAGCTGGCGCAGGCCATGA
- the opcA gene encoding glucose-6-phosphate dehydrogenase assembly protein OpcA — protein sequence MKIDLTDTTASKINKALVQGRRAIGTPAVGMVLTMVIVTDEENAYDSIKAAEEASHEHPSRTLVVIKRHARTPRDRTSSRLDAEVRVGADAGTGETVILRTYGEVSDHADSVVLPLLLPDAPVVVWWPVEAPDNPAKDPLGALAQRRITDLYAVENPLDVLKARVRSYAPGDTDLAWTRLTPWRSMLAAALDQARAKITSAAVEAEEDNPAAELLARWLEARLGVTVDRVVTDGPVVTAVRLGTANGEIVIDRPEGPLATLSLPGQPSRTLALKVRTTSELIAEELRRLDADEMYAVALRGEATKENG from the coding sequence ATGAAGATCGACCTGACCGACACCACGGCAAGCAAGATCAACAAGGCGTTGGTGCAGGGACGCCGCGCCATCGGCACCCCTGCCGTGGGCATGGTCCTGACGATGGTCATCGTCACGGACGAGGAGAACGCCTACGACTCGATCAAGGCCGCCGAGGAGGCCTCGCACGAGCACCCCTCGCGCACCCTGGTCGTCATCAAGCGGCACGCCCGCACCCCGCGCGACCGCACCAGCTCGCGCCTGGACGCCGAGGTCCGGGTGGGCGCCGACGCCGGCACCGGCGAGACCGTGATCCTGCGGACCTACGGCGAGGTGTCCGACCACGCCGACTCCGTCGTGCTGCCGCTGCTGCTGCCGGACGCGCCCGTCGTGGTGTGGTGGCCGGTGGAGGCCCCGGACAACCCGGCGAAGGACCCGCTGGGCGCCCTGGCACAGCGCCGGATCACCGACCTGTACGCCGTGGAGAACCCCCTGGACGTCCTGAAGGCCCGGGTCCGCTCCTACGCGCCCGGCGACACCGACCTCGCCTGGACCCGGCTCACGCCGTGGCGTTCGATGCTGGCCGCCGCCCTCGACCAGGCCCGCGCGAAGATCACCTCGGCGGCCGTGGAGGCAGAGGAGGACAACCCGGCCGCCGAACTGCTGGCCCGCTGGCTGGAGGCCCGCCTCGGCGTCACGGTCGACCGCGTGGTCACCGACGGTCCGGTCGTCACGGCCGTCCGGCTGGGCACCGCGAACGGCGAGATCGTCATCGACCGCCCCGAGGGCCCGCTGGCCACGCTGTCGCTGCCCGGCCAGCCCTCGCGCACCCTCGCGCTGAAGGTCCGCACCACCTCCGAACTGATCGCCGAGGAGCTGCGGCGCCTCGACGCGGACGAGATGTACGCCGTCGCCCTGCGGGGCGAGGCCACCAAGGAGAACGGCTGA
- the tal gene encoding transaldolase yields MITVTEATATAGALKRLSDEGVSIWLDDLSRRRIESGNLAGLVENKNVVGVTTNPSIFQAAIGSGEGYEEQLTDLALRGVTVEEAVRMMTTADVRAAADILHSVYTASDGRDGRVSIEVDPRLAHNTPATVAEAKQLAWLVDRPNAMIKIPATKAGLPAITEVIGLGISVNVTLIFSLERYREVMDAYLAGLEKAAANGVDLSTIHSVASFFVSRVDSEIDKRLTVLGTDEALALKGKAALANARLAFEAYEEVFGGERFTALAGAGANRQRPLWASTGVKDPAYKDTLYVDELVAPGTVNTMPEATLNATADHGDITGDTVTGGYDRARADLAAVEALGISYDEVVQQLEDEGVAKFEAAWNDLLATVAKSLDSKGVDAE; encoded by the coding sequence ATGATCACTGTGACCGAAGCAACCGCGACCGCGGGAGCACTCAAGCGCCTGTCCGACGAGGGCGTCTCCATCTGGCTGGACGACCTGTCACGGCGGCGGATCGAGTCCGGGAACCTCGCCGGGCTCGTCGAGAACAAGAACGTCGTGGGTGTCACCACCAACCCGTCCATCTTCCAGGCCGCCATCGGCTCAGGCGAGGGGTACGAGGAGCAGCTGACCGACCTCGCGCTGCGGGGCGTCACAGTCGAGGAGGCCGTCCGGATGATGACGACGGCCGATGTGCGGGCCGCCGCCGATATCCTGCATTCCGTATACACGGCGTCGGACGGCCGCGACGGCCGGGTCTCCATCGAGGTCGACCCCCGCCTCGCCCACAACACGCCGGCGACCGTCGCCGAGGCCAAGCAGCTCGCCTGGCTCGTCGACCGTCCCAACGCCATGATCAAGATCCCGGCGACGAAGGCCGGTCTCCCCGCGATCACCGAGGTCATCGGCCTCGGCATCAGCGTCAACGTCACGCTGATCTTCTCGCTGGAGCGCTACCGCGAGGTCATGGACGCCTACCTGGCCGGTCTGGAGAAGGCCGCCGCGAACGGCGTCGACCTCTCCACCATCCACTCGGTCGCCTCCTTCTTCGTCTCCCGCGTCGACTCCGAGATCGACAAGCGGCTCACCGTGCTGGGCACGGACGAGGCCCTCGCCCTCAAGGGGAAGGCCGCGCTCGCCAACGCGCGGCTCGCCTTCGAGGCGTACGAGGAGGTCTTCGGCGGGGAGCGCTTCACCGCCCTCGCCGGTGCCGGGGCCAACAGGCAGCGCCCGCTGTGGGCCTCGACCGGTGTGAAGGACCCGGCGTACAAGGACACCCTGTACGTCGACGAGCTGGTCGCGCCCGGCACCGTCAACACGATGCCGGAGGCGACGCTGAACGCCACCGCCGACCACGGCGACATCACCGGCGACACCGTCACCGGCGGCTACGACCGGGCGCGCGCCGACCTGGCCGCCGTAGAAGCGCTCGGGATCTCCTACGACGAGGTCGTGCAGCAGTTGGAGGACGAGGGCGTCGCCAAGTTCGAGGCGGCCTGGAACGACCTGCTGGCCACCGTCGCCAAGTCGCTGGACAGCAAGGGGGTGGACGCGGAATGA